TGATCGGCGCGGTCGCCACCTGGGGCCAGCGCCCTGCCTGGGCCATCGCGCTGAACCTGGCGCTCGTGATGCCCTACGCCTGGCTCGGCGGCCGCCTGCGCGAGCAGCAGCTCGAGCGCGCGCACATCCCCGCCGCCTGATCCCCCCCCTTTGTTTTGTCATCCTGAGAGAGCCGCCCCGGTGCCCCGTGTACACCGTACTCCCTGCGGCGAACGAAGGATCTAGCCGGCGAGGCACGAGGACCGCGTGCAACCACGAGCCTCCTGCCGCGCGCAGTAGATCCTTCGCTACGCGCCAGAGTATTGAGCACGGGCGAGGACGGAGCGGCGCGTCGCTCAGGATGACAAAAAAGGGAGGGCGCCCGCGCCTAGCGAGCCCACTTCAGTGGGCTTCCCGTCGTTCCAGCCGGGGGCTTTAGCCCCCGGCGACGCGCCCCCGGCGATGCGTGCCCGGCGATGCGTGCCCGGCGATGCGTGCCCGGCTGTGCGTGCCCCGCGACGTTTACCCGGCGACTCAACCCCCGCGCACCTCAACCCCCGGCGACGTGGGCCTCGGCGCCACCCCCGCCCGGCAGCGGAATCTCAAAACAGCAGCGCGGCCGCTCACCCTTCTGGCACTGCTCGCGCACCGGCACGCCGATCAGCTCGGTGAGCAGCGTCTCCGCCAGGCGGCACACGCCGGGGTTGCCGGGCACCACCGCCGCGAGCGGGCAGCTGTAGCCGCGGATCACCACGGTCCCCTCTCCCTCCTCGATGTCCGCCACGCCCCCCAGCTCCCCGAGCACCCCGTACGCCGCCTCGATCCGCATGCGGATGTCCTGACCCTGCTCTCCGCGCCCCGCGGCCGCGCGCCGCCCCACCTCGCGAAGCAGCTCTTCCGTCTCCTCCGCCCCCAGCCGCTCCCCCAGCACGCCCAGCAGCAGTCCGAGCACCGGCGCGTACGCCTTGGGAAGCAGCCCGTCCGCCTCGGGCGTGAGAGTGTAGACGAACGCCGGCTTCCCCACGGAGCGCCGGCCCGTGCTCCGTTCCTGCTTCACCAGCCCGTCGCGCTCCAGCGCGGAAAGGTGCGAGCGGACGGCGTTGTCCGTGAGCCCCAGCTCGTCGGCCAGCTCGTTCACCGTCCGGGCCGAACGGCGGAGGAGCCCCACGATCTGCCCGCGGGTGCTGGCAAGGAGCCGCTCGATCCACTGGGTCGCCTGCATCCCGCACCCCCTCAATACGTTAGGTCGCCGCCGCCTCGCTGCGGAGTTTAACAGGGATGCACGCGTTTGTCCAATAAGTCAAATAAACCATTGACATATATATGAGGCCCTCGTAGACTCTGCTTCATGCAGGAGATCATTCCACCTACGCGGGGAGAAGACGATGAACGGGAAGACCATGCTGCCGCTCCTGGCCCTGGCCGCGCTCGCCGCCT
The DNA window shown above is from Longimicrobium sp. and carries:
- a CDS encoding ArsR family transcriptional regulator, with protein sequence MQATQWIERLLASTRGQIVGLLRRSARTVNELADELGLTDNAVRSHLSALERDGLVKQERSTGRRSVGKPAFVYTLTPEADGLLPKAYAPVLGLLLGVLGERLGAEETEELLREVGRRAAAGRGEQGQDIRMRIEAAYGVLGELGGVADIEEGEGTVVIRGYSCPLAAVVPGNPGVCRLAETLLTELIGVPVREQCQKGERPRCCFEIPLPGGGGAEAHVAGG